GATTTGGGGAACGCAAATCAAACACGCCTGCTTCGTAGTAACCAACTGAGCGCGTTAATAAGCTATTCCAATCGTAACTACCTAAAAGCGCCCAAGCTGTGACAGCACGAATATCTACACCATCATTTTGTAATCTTTGAGCAGCATTCCACACCTCATTAAACCAGCGCAGTTGCTCCTCACGGGTACATTGGAGGTGAACTTCGGTGATGGCTAGTGGGAGTTGGTAGCGTTTCCAAGTTTCTTTAAGTAAAGTGTATGCGCCTGCTGTTCCTTCAGCACAAACCCTAACAGCTTCTACATCTGCGTATCTATCTTTGCCATTACCACCATGTGTCCAAGTTGGATACTTTTCTAAATTTTCATCCAGAAAGCGCTCACTTGTTAGGTAATGGTTAATACCAATAATATCTGGTGGACAATAACAATTTTTGGCAGCCGCCTCTAGTTCCGTCTCACTGATACCGCAGTTACACAAATATTCCCAAATAAAATGAGTCTGATTGATGCGACCACACAATAAATCAAAGCTTAACCAACGGCGCTCATTTTCAAACTCTGCTTGATAAGCTAGTTTTGGTGTAGTGTAAGTTTTACCCAAATCCTCTGTTTGCACAAGTTTAGCATCGGGGTTAACTTCGCGGATAGCTTTCATTGCTAGTGCGATCGCTTGACACTCCCCTAACAAAGCCCGAACAAAAGTTAAAGGGTCTCGTCCATGAGGATACCAGTGACCATACATCCCACTAAACCGTGCTGTTGTCAGTGGTTCATTGACAGGCGTGTAATATGTTACCCAAGGATATCGCTCCGCCACCGCACGAGCAAACACAGCTAACTTCTGCGGAAACTCTGGGTCTACCAAACTAGTGTCACGGGGGCCACTACCATGATGCACTAATCCCACAATTGGAGTAATGCCGAGTTCTTTTAACTTCTCTAGCCGTTCATCCGCCCACGACCAATCAGCAGTCTCCAAACCATTAGGTGCTATCTTCTCCCACAACACCGGGTAGCGAATTTTCTTAATCCCCAGTTCGGCAAACAACTCTAAGTCATCCAAACGCCTTTCATGACCGTTGCGCTCTAACTGGTCAAAATACTCATCACCCACACGATTAACGGTACACTCGATACCAGCCCACATCTCTAGAGAATGTTTTGTATTGAGGTCAGAAGTCATAATTTATAATTTATAATAGTCTGCGACAAGGCTTGCGCCTACATAATTCGTAATTAAGAAAGGCTAAGTACATCTAGTACAAAATCTCAATAAAATACTCTGCGTTCCTCCGCGAGAACTCCGCGTCCCTCTGCGTTTAAAAAACCACTTATTAAACCCGCAAAGCAATAATTCATAATTCGCAGTTAGGACTCCTAATTACGAATTACGAAT
Above is a genomic segment from Nostoc sp. MS1 containing:
- a CDS encoding family 1 glycosylhydrolase, encoding MTSDLNTKHSLEMWAGIECTVNRVGDEYFDQLERNGHERRLDDLELFAELGIKKIRYPVLWEKIAPNGLETADWSWADERLEKLKELGITPIVGLVHHGSGPRDTSLVDPEFPQKLAVFARAVAERYPWVTYYTPVNEPLTTARFSGMYGHWYPHGRDPLTFVRALLGECQAIALAMKAIREVNPDAKLVQTEDLGKTYTTPKLAYQAEFENERRWLSFDLLCGRINQTHFIWEYLCNCGISETELEAAAKNCYCPPDIIGINHYLTSERFLDENLEKYPTWTHGGNGKDRYADVEAVRVCAEGTAGAYTLLKETWKRYQLPLAITEVHLQCTREEQLRWFNEVWNAAQRLQNDGVDIRAVTAWALLGSYDWNSLLTRSVGYYEAGVFDLRSPNPRPTAISKLVADLAAGRQPNHPLLEIPGWWRRPERLEYPAVSCFNQGSGEWGIKNGEKCTSSLLPTSYSLLPTPRPLLIIGARGTLGKAFARLCELRGITYRLLTRQEMDITDAASVNAVLAQLKPWGVVNAAGYVRVDDAEREPDVCLKINTEGAEILATACAQHNAALLTFSSDLVFNGAVTNPYVETDTVAPLNVYGCSKVLAEKLVLQANPASLVIRTSAFFGPWDDYNFVTIALRELSAGNTFVAAEDAVVSPTYVPDLVHASLDLLIDGESGLWHLANKSAIAWADLAKLAAKQAGVSISSLVTLPAQEFGWVAPRPIYSVLGSSRGEIMPCLDSAMSRYFNERS